The Daucus carota subsp. sativus chromosome 2, DH1 v3.0, whole genome shotgun sequence genome includes a window with the following:
- the LOC108207987 gene encoding copper transporter 6: MDMHGGGMAGMSPPPTNTTAGNMTMSGDSHPHKMMNTAFYWGKDTVILFSGWPGSDLGMYILALFLVFVLAILVEWLSHCNLIKEDRTGSDHVVAGLLKTLMHTVRVGLAYLVMLALMSFNVGVFLVAVLGHAVGFLLFGSRVFSKHPPTPVLGKTSDLPPMTC, encoded by the coding sequence ATGGATATGCACGGCGGTGGCATGGCCGGAATGTCTCCGCCGCCGACGAATACAACCGCCGGAAACATGACAATGAGCGGCGACTCGCACCCACATAAAATGATGAACACGGCTTTCTACTGGGGAAAGGACACTGTGATTCTCTTTTCGGGTTGGCCCGGATCCGACTTGGGTATGTACATCTTGGCTCTTTTCTTGGTTTTCGTGCTAGCTATTCTCGTGGAGTGGCTCTCGCACTGTAATTTGATAAAGGAAGATCGAACCGGGTCGGATCATGTTGTGGCTGGATTGCTTAAGACGTTGATGCATacggttcgggtcgggttggcTTATCTGGTCATGCTGGCGCTCATGTCTTTTAACGTTGGTGTGTTTCTAGTTGCTGTGTTAGGACATGCTGTCGGGTTCTTGTTGTTTGGGAGTAGAGTTTTCAGCAAGCATCCGCCGACTCCGGTGCTCGGAAAAACTTCCGATTTGCCGCCGATGACTTGCTGA